A genomic segment from Aegilops tauschii subsp. strangulata cultivar AL8/78 chromosome 1, Aet v6.0, whole genome shotgun sequence encodes:
- the LOC109755743 gene encoding very-long-chain 3-oxoacyl-CoA reductase 1-like: MISATGAPAWPSSLPLWFMALLAIGLHAAFASAATFVMWLYRSFVRPGRDLGRRYGAWAVVTGATDGIGRGMALELARQGLHLVLIGRNPVKLSRVGDEVQKAAPSCKVRSVVFDLAGDAPKMSRGVARVAAAVEGLDVGILVNNAGATYPGAAYFHEVETPVWEAVVRVNVEAATRIAGVVVPAMAMKRRGAVVNVGSGSSVVLPAFPLYAVYAASKAYIDQFSRSLSIEYKQYEVDLQCQIPLYVATKMSRVGNSLFIPSPEEYAKAAVRCIGYEAGCVPYWRHSIQCFFASLLPDLALNAWRLRVGIRKRREMKAPLGEDGS, translated from the exons ATGATTTCTGCGACGGGAGCGCCGGCATGGCCAAGCTCGCTGCCGCTGTGGTTCATGGCCCTTCTCGCCATAGGCCTCCATGCCGCCTTTGCCTCCGCGGCAACCTTCGTCATGTGGCTGTATCGCTCTTTCGTCCGGCCGGGAAGGGATCTAGGCCGGCGCTATGGCGCGTGGGCGGTGGTCACCGGCGCCACGGACGGCATCGGTCGGGGCATGGCCCTCGAGCTTGCGCGCCAGGGCCTACACCTGGTCTTGATCGGGCGGAATCCCGTGAAGCTCTCCCGTGTCGGCGACGAGGTCCAGAAGGCCGCGCCATCCTGCAAGGTTAGGAGCGTGGTGTTCGACCTCGCCGGGGACGCGCCGAAAATGTCTCGCGGTGTCGCGAGGGTGGCCGCGGCCGTGGAGGGGCTGGACGTGGGGATCCTGGTGAACAACGCCGGCGCGACGTACCCTGGCGCGGCCTACTTCCACGAGGTGGAGACTCCAGTCTGGGAGGCGGTGGTGCGGGTGAACGTAGAGGCGGCCACGCGGATCGCTGGCGTCGTCGTGCCCGCTATGGCGATGAAACGGAGGGGCGCCGTAGTCAACGTGGGGTCCGGATCGTCGGTCGTGCTGCCGGCGTTCCCGCTATACGCTGTGTACGCAGCAAGCAAGGC GTATATCGATCAATTTTCTCGAAGTCTAAGCATTGAATACAAACAATATGAAGTGGATTTGCAGTGCCAG ATTCCCTTGTATGTGGCCACCAAGATGTCCCGAGTTGGCAACTCGTTGTTCATACCATCGCCGGAGGAGTATGCCAAAGCCGCTGTTCGGTGCATAGGTTATGAGGCAGGATGTGTCCCCTACTGGCGCCACTCGATCCAGTGCTTTTTCGCGTCTCTGCTCCCAGATTTGGCTCTTAATGCTTGGCGTCTTCGAGTTGGCATCCGGAAGAGACGGGAGATGAAAGCTCCATTGGGAGAGGATGGCAGCTGA
- the LOC109755746 gene encoding golgin candidate 5 has protein sequence MAWWSDKLSLGGLQDIAGAVNKISESVKNIEKNFDSALGLEEKRDDAEEGSGSRTSNSDGIGFFNPVMAFMGHNGEESSTEVSEKQPSPKHAPALEENHRVATEPPTSEADASEVPVTTQSPKHPSELQENVSSSAESPVSKADDSEQSVTPQSPIHSSAAEDKHDGSTEAPGSEGGTSEVSETAQSSTYPSVAEETYGGSVETSNFVEKETQGHQDTEYSDPNDEALPSQPDESVRDIPDDRTSSPNKLDQSSVIGTEESVDAGNEVTDDGNMRSQSADSMVASSDDVNKTKVNIVQEVDVQKEIISPPESSDIADKASHGEVKVHDGQTNTTKNGEGNNQTEAHAVSAVENEDNATAKLENLSSKSIIVDNSPDLQNELVPAAAYTPVGPVEVDSHANDSREEEKIQDAVTTTNSLESVGSVIELEKLKRDMKMMEAALQGAARQSQSKADEIARLMNENEQLKSTINELKGNKSVEEEMDALKDEYHQRVATLERKVYALTKERDTLRREQNKKSDAAALLKEKDEIITQVMAEGEELSRKQAAQESTIRKLRAQIREFEEEKQRLNSKIQVEETKVESIKRDKAATEKLLQETIERNQTELAAQKEFYTNALNAAKEAEALAESRVNTEAKVELESRLREACEKENMLINTIEELRNALTRQEQEAAFREERLKRDHDDLQKRYQASELRYNELVTQVPESTRPLLRQIEAMQESAARREEAWAGVERTLNSRLQEAEAKAAASEEKERSINERLSQNLSRITVLETQITILRTEQTQLSRSLEKERQRASESRQEYLANKEEAALQEGRAKQLEEEIKELRARHKKELQEAAEHRALLETDLEREKAARAELEKTSSRDLPKIPLPDQTKNAPQRKLSSVSSMEESHFLQASLDLSDSASLERRMSADSNMSYYLRSMTPSAFESALRQKDGELASYMSRLASLESIRNSLAEELVKLTEQCEKLRNEAAALPGLKAELEALKQRHFHALELMGERDEELEELRNDIVDLKDMYREQVDLLVSQLHTLGARV, from the exons ATGGCGTGGTGGTCGGACAAGCTGTCGCTGGGCGGGCTGCAGGACATCGCCGGGGCTGTCAACAAGATCAGCGAGAGCGTCAAGAACATCGAGAAGAACTTCGACAGCGCGCTCGGCCTCGAGGAGAAGCGCGACGACGCGGAGGAAG GGTCAGGATCCCGTACATCTAACTCTGATGGAATTGGATTCTTTAATCCTGTCATGGCATTCATGGGACATAATGGCGAGGAGAGTTCTACGGAAGTATCAGAAAAGCAACCATCACCAAAGCATGCACCAGCACTAGAAGAAAATCATCGGGTCGCCACCGAGCCACCTACATCTGAAGCAGATGCCTCTGAAGTACCAGTAACAACACAATCTCCAAAGCACCCTTCAGAATTACAAGAAAACGTTAGCAGCTCCGCTGAGTCACCTGTATCTAAGGCGGATGATTCTGAGCAGTCTGTAACACCACAATCTCCAATACATTCTTCAGCAGCAGAAGATAAGCATGATGGCTCCACTGAGGCACCTGGATCGGAGGGGGGCACTTCTGAAGTATCAGAAACAGCACAGTCCTCAACATATCCATCTGTAGCAGAAGAAACTTATGGCGGATCTGTTGAGACCAGTAACTTTGTTGAGAAGGAAACCCAGGGTCATCAAGACACTGAATATTCTGATCCTAATGATGAAGCTTTACCGAGTCAGCCTGATGAGTCTGTTAGGGACATACCTGATGATAGAACGTCTTCACCTAACAAATTGGATCAATCAAGTGTTATTGGAACGGAAGAATCTGTGGATGCTGGAAATGAAGTCACTGATGATGGGAACATGCGGTCACAATCAGCAGATTCCATGGTCGCCAGTTCAGATGATGTAAATAAAACTAAGGTGAACATCGTTCAAGAAGTTGATGTCCAAAAGGAAATAATCAGCCCACCGGAGAGCAGTGATATTGCTGACAAAGCCAGTCACGGGGAAGTCAAAGTACATGATGGCCAAACTAATACAACCAAGAATGGGGAAGGGAACAATCAAACAGAAGCACATGCTGTATCTGCTGTCGAAAATGAGGATAATGCAACGGCGAAGCTTGAAAACCTTAGCTCAAAGTCAATAATTGTGGACAATAGTCCAGACTTGCAAAATGAGTTGGTACCTGCTGCTGCCTACACGCCTGTTGGTCCAGTAGAAGTTGATTCTCATGCAAATGATTCGAGAGAAGAGGAAAAAATTCAGGACGCTGTTACAACCACAAATTCTCTGGAATCTGTTGGTTCTGTCATTGAACTCGAGAAACTAAAACGTGATATGAAGATGATGGAAGCTGCATTGCAAGGTGCTGCAAGACAGTCCCAG TCCAAAGCTGATGAAATCGCTCGACTGATGAATGAGAACGAGCAACTGAAATCAACAATTAATGAGCTAAAG GGCAATAAGTCGGTTGAGGAAGAAATGGATGCACTTAAGGATGAATATCACCAACGTGTAGCAACTCTTGAAAGGAAG GTGTATGCACTAACCAAAGAACGAGATACATTAAGGAGAGAGCAAAATAAGAAAAGTGATGCGGCCGCTCTTTTGAAAGAAAAGGACGAGATTATCACTCAGGTCATGGCTGAAG GAGAAGAGCTATCGAGAAAGCAGGCTGCTCAAGAATCTACAATACGAAAACTGAGAGCACAG ATTCGTGAGtttgaagaagaaaaacaaaggttGAACTCAAAGATTCAG GTTGAGGAGACAAAGGTTGAGAGTATTAAAAGAGACAAGGCAGCAACTGAAAAGTTGCTACAAGAAACAATAGAAAGAAATCAAACTGAGCTCGCAGCTCAGAAGGAGTTCTACACGAATGCTCTTAATGCAGCGAAAGAGGCTGAGGCATTGGCTGAATCAAGAGTCAACACAGAAGCCAAAGTTGAGCTCGAGAGCCGTTTAAGAGAAGCCTGTGAAAAAGAAAATATGCTGATTAACACAATTGAGGAGTTGAGGAATGCTCTCACCAGACAAGAACAGGAG GCTGCTTTCAGGGAAGAACGGTTAAAAAGAGATCATGACGATCTTCAAAAGCGCTATCAG GCCAGTGAACTTCGTTATAATGAACTGGTCACGCAAGTTCCTGAGTCGACAAGACCACTCCTAAGGCAAATTGAAGCCATGCAG GAGTCAGCTGCTCGAAGGGAAGAAGCTTGGGCTGGTGTGGAGAGAACCTTGAACTCTCGCCTTCAG GAAGCGGAGGCGAAAGCTGCTGCCTCAGAAGAAAAGGAGCGATCTATAAATGAGAGACTGTCACAAAATTTATCCCGCATAACTGTCCTGGAGACCCAG ATTACAATTCTTAGGACAGAACAGACACAGCTGAGCCGATCTCTTGAAAAGGAGAGACAAAGAGCATCTGAAAGTAGACAGGAGTACCTAGCAAATAAGGAGGAGGCGGCATTACAAGAAGGACGCGCCAAACAGCTTGAAGAAGAAATAAAGGAGCTTAGAGCTAGGCACAAAAAGGAGCTGCAAGAAGCAGCAGAACACAGGGCGCTGCTTGAGACG GACCTTGAAAGGGAAAAGGCTGCCAGGGCAGAACTTGAGAAAACATCTTCCCGCGACTTGCCTAAAATTCCACTTCCAGATCAAACAA AAAATGCTCCCCAAAGAAAGCTCTCTAGTGTCAGTAGTATGGAAGAAAGCCACTTCCTTCAAGCATCATTGGACTTGTCAGATAGTGCTTCGTTGGAGAGGAGAATGTCTGCAGACAGTAATATGTCATACTATCTGAGGAGCATGACTCCAAGTGCTTTTGAATCAGCACTCCGTCAAAAGGATGGAGAATTGGCTTCTTACATGTCACGCTTG GCCTCACTGGAATCTATTCGGAATTCCCTGGCAGAGGAGTTGGTAAAACTGACGGAACAA TGTGAAAAGTTGCGGAATGAAGCTGCTGCTCTGCCTGGCCTAAAGGCTGAACTGGAAGCACTGAAACAAAGACACTTTCACGCTCTAGAACTTATGGGGGAACGTGATGAAGAG TTGGAAGAGCTACGGAATGATATTGTTGACCTAAAGGACATGTACAGAGAACAAGTGGATCTTCTTGTTAGCCAG CTCCACACATTGGGCGCCCGTGTATAG
- the LOC123494248 gene encoding LOW QUALITY PROTEIN: uncharacterized protein (The sequence of the model RefSeq protein was modified relative to this genomic sequence to represent the inferred CDS: deleted 3 bases in 2 codons) produces the protein MGPQPAAHPASNLTLPSSHTTAKPGETMHQERPPFCAIRTSKGNEGLVSPNRPARRAMILLLALLLISDGVGTAHCSTVSGNSTDMLSLLDFKRDITNDPRQALGSWNASIPHCEWKGVNCSLTHPGRVTVLNLTEQGLSGSISPSLGNLTFLETLDLSTNSFTGELPPLGRLHRLQQLLLSKNSLQGIIPATLTNCSNLSYLDLYGNFLTGEIPLSIGLLSNLLWLQLSENNITGTIPPSLKNISQLEAIDLADNQLMGSIPHEIGQFPSMMGLVLGGNMLSGRIPTTVLNQSYLQILDLSTNMIGSTLPSDFGDTPPSLTLLYLDYNMFEGYIPASLGNTSGLSVLDLSYNKLTGQVPSSLGRLGMLNNLNLQNNKLEAKDIQSWEFIDTLSNCRSLQVLALGKNQLKGAIPSSIGNLSSKLQGLGLDANDLSGTIPTNIGNLSGLTTLALRENKLHGSIEGWVRNLRNLTVLALDGNNFTGPIPTSISNLARLKKLYLANNEFEGPILKFLNYLHLFYNYIHGEIPRNGVFENVTPVSLDGNWELCGGAVDLRMPTCSAISQKKGRLYYLVRVLIPVVSFISLVLLIYFARLGAKTPRRASLLLLYSGNHFPRLSYRDIAQATQSFSESNLVGRGSYGSVYRGKLTQAKIQVAIKVFDLDVRYADKSFISECEVLRSIRHRNLVSILTACSTIDNDGNAFKALIYEFMPNGNLDTWLHTKSAGEGPRILSLGQRISIAINIADALAYLHHDITRSIVHCDLKPSNILLDTDMNAYLGDFGIANLVRNSKSTSVGHSSSASTSDGSIGLKGTIGYIAPEYAQTGQASTFWDVYSFGVVLLEMLIGKRPTDPMFDNELNIVNFVERNSPDQILHIIDDRLQEECKGFIRATAEAGNVVYQCLVSLVQVALSCTRLFPRERMNMRKVAMKLQAARTSYICWSKQARAS, from the exons ATGGGGCCTCAGCCAGCTGCGCATCCAGCATCCAATCTCACACTTCCCAGCTCACATACCACAGCAAAACCCGGCGAAACCATGCACCAAGAAAGGCCGCCCTTCTGTGCGATCCGGACGAGCAAAG GTAACGAGGGCCTCGTGTCTCCCAATCGACCGGCGAGACGCGCCATGATCCTGCTACTGGCCTTGCTGCTCATTTCTGATGGAGTTGGCACTGCCCACTGCTCGACAGTCTCCGGTAACAGCACGGACATGCTCTCGCTGCTAGATTTCAAGCGGGACATCACCAATGATCCAAGGCAAGCCTTGGGCTCTTGGAACGCCAGCATCCCCCATTGCGAGTGGAAGGGCGTCAACTGCAGCCTCACGCACCCAGGGCGAGTTACTGTGCTAAACCTCACCGAGCAAGGGTTGTCAGGTTCGATTTCCCCGTCCCTTGGGAACCTGACGTTCCTTGAGACACTGGACCTGTCCACAAATAGCTTCACCGGCGAGCTGCCTCCTCTTGGACGTCTCCACAGACTGCAACAACTTTTGCTGAGTAAAAACTCTTTGCAAGGGATCATTCCAGCTACACTTACAAATTGTTCCAACCTAAGTTACTTAGACCTATACGGTAACTTCCTGACAGGTGAAATTCCACTCAGTATAGGCTTGCTCTCCAACCTGTTGTGGTTACAGCTTTCAGAAAATAATATCACCGGAACGATCCCACCAAGCCTGAAAAACATCAGCCAGTTAGAAGCAATCGATCTTGCAGATAATCAACTCATGGGTAGCATTCCCCATGAGATAGGACAATTTCCAAGTATGATGGGTTTGGTACTCGGTGGTAATATGCTATCAGGTAGAATCCCAACAACCGTGCTTAACCAGTCTTATCTACAAATTTTAGACTTAAGTACCAATATGATAGGGAGCACATTGCCGTCTGATTTTGGTGATACCCCCCCAAGTCTCACATTGCTCTACTTGGACTATAACATGTTTGAAGGTTatatcccagcttctctgggtaATACTTCAGGGCTATCAGTGTTGGACCTATCATATAACAAATTGACAGGTCAAGTTCCAAGTTCTCTTGGTAGGCTTGGAATGTTGAACAATCTAAACCTTCagaataataaacttgaagcAAAGGATATTCAAAGCTGGGAATTCATAGATACGTTGAGCAATTGCAGATCTCTGCAAGTTCTTGCACTAGGTAAAAATCAGTTAAAAGGAGCTATCCCAAGTTCTATTGGTAACCTGTCAAGCAAACTTCAAGGACTAGGATTAGATGCAAACGACTTGTCAGGGACAATACCCACTAACATAGGTAATCTTAGCGGCTTAACAACACTGGCTTTACGTGAAAACAAGCTCCACGGATCCATTGAAGGATGGGTTCGAAATCTGAGGAATCTAACGGTTTTAGCTCTTGACGGGAATAACTTCACTGGCCCAATACCAACCTCTATCAGTAATCTTGCAAGACTGAAGAAGCTCTATCTAGCAAACAATGAATTTGAAGGTCCAATAC TAAAATTTCTGAACTATCTACACCTGTTTTACAACTATATTCATGGAGAAATACCAAGAAATGGGGTATTTGAAAATGTCACGCCTGTTTCTCTCGATGGGAATTGGGAGCTTTGTGGTGGAGCAGTGGATCTTCGTATGCCCACTTGCTCTGCTATTTCTCAGAAAAAAGGAAGACTGTACTACTTGGTCAGAGTACTTATCCCTGTGGTTAGCTTCATATCACTCGTATTGTTAATTTACTTTGCACGCCTGGGGGCCAAGACACCAAGAAGAGCATCCTTATTGTTGCTTTATTCTGGCAATCATTTTCCTAGACTATCCTACAGGGATATAGCTCAAGCTACACAGAGCTTTTCTGAGTCTAACCTGGTTGGCAGAGGAAGCTACGGTTCAGTATATAGAGGAAAGTTAACTCAAGCAAAAATACAAGTGGCTATTAAAGTTTTTGACCTCGATGTGAGATACGCAGACAAAAGTTTCATATCAGAATGTGAGGTTTTGAGAAGTATTCGACATCGAAATCTTGTTTCTATCCTAACAGCATGTTCAACAATAGATAATGATGGTAACGCTTTCAAAGCTCTAATTTATGAGTTCATGCCAAACGGGAATTTGGACACATGGTTACACACAAAATCTGCTGGTGAAGGTCCAAGGATTTTGAGCTTAGGGCAAAGAATAAGCATCGCTATTAATATCGCTGATGCATTGGCCTACTTACACCATGATATAACAAGATCCATTGTCCATTGCGATCTGAAACCCAGCAATATCCTCCTGGACACTGATATGAATGCATATTTGGGTGACTTCGGCATTGCAAACCTCGTCCGTAATTCAAAGTCAACATCAGTTGGGCATTCAAGTTCAGCCTCAACTTCAGATGGCTCAATTGGATTGAAAGGAACTATAGGATATATTGCTCCAG AGTATGCTCAAACTGGCCAAGCATCAACTTTTTGGGACGTTTACAGTTTTGGAGTAGTTCTTCTAGAGATGCTGATA GGTAAAAGACCAACAGACCCTATGTTTGACAACGAACTCAACATTGTCAATTTCGTGGAGAGGAACTCTCCAGATCAGATACTGCATATCATCGATGATCGTCTGCAAGAAGAGTGCAAGGGATTCATTCGTGCAACAGCGGAAGCAGGAAATGTGGTATATCAGTGCTTGGTGTCCCTTGTGCAAGTAGCTCTGTCTTGTACCCGTCTGTTCCCAAGAGAGCGAATGAACATGAGAAAAGTAGCCATGAAATTGCAGGCAGCCAGAACATCATATATATGTTGGAGCAAACAAGCCAGAGCAAGTTAA